One Papaver somniferum cultivar HN1 chromosome 10, ASM357369v1, whole genome shotgun sequence genomic window carries:
- the LOC113319669 gene encoding plant cysteine oxidase 2-like, whose amino-acid sequence MRIAASLIEEKGQEYSELPAESSSKKSSSKKNRKRQKKAAAAAMTPPNVVQKLFETCKEVFANGGPGYVPPPPDVERLRLVLDGMKPADVGLTQDMPHFKKTKGFPLITYLHLYECDNFSIGIFCLPPSGVIPLHNHPGMTVFSKLLFGSMHIKSYDWATDVPRITQENLNPTHCQPPGIRLAKVQVDSVFTDPCNTSILYPAAGGNMHCFTALTSCAVLDVLGPPYNDAAGRHCTYYQEFPYASFSGDEESMPKEEERDAYWWLEEKEKIENLVVVGKPYGGPRIVET is encoded by the exons ATGAGGATTGCAGCGAGTTTGATAGAAGAAAAGGGGCAAGAATATAGTGAATTGCCAGCTGAATCAAGCAGCAAGAAATCATCATCGAAAAAGAATAGAAAGCGTCAAAagaaagctgcagcagcagctATGACGCCTCCTAATGTTGTTCAAAAGCTTTTTGAGACTTGCAAAGAAGTCTTTGCTAATGGTGGACCTGGTTATGTTCCACCTCCCCCTGATGTTGAACGCCTCCGTTTGGTGCTCG ATGGCATGAAACCGGCAGATGTTGGTCTTACTCAGGACATGCCGCATTTCAAGAAAACCAAAGGATTCCCTTTAATAACTTATCTTCATCTCTATGAATGCGACAACTTCTCG ATTGGGATCTTCTGCCTGCCACCCTCAGGTGTCATTCCGCTTCATAATCATCCAGGCATGACAGTTTTCAGTAAGCTCCTCTTTGGCTCAATGCATATTAAGTCGTATGACTGGGCAACTGATGTACCCCGTATCACGCAAGAGAATCTCAACCCAACACACT GCCAGCCACCTGGGATCCGTCTGGCAAAGGTTCAGGTCGATTCTGTCTTCACTGATCCATGCAACACATCCATACTGTACCCAGCTGCAGGAGGCAACATGCATTGCTTCACTGCATTGACATCCTGTGCAGTCCTAGATGTGCTGGGACCACCTTACAATGATGCCGCTGGTCGGCACTGTACGTACTATCAGGAGTTCCCATATGCTAGTTTCTCAG GTGACGAAGAATCCATgccgaaagaagaagaaagggatgcGTACTGGTGGcttgaagagaaagagaaaattgAAAACCTTGTTGTTGTTGGAAAACCATACGGAGGTCCAAGAATCGTGGAGACTTGA